One Takifugu flavidus isolate HTHZ2018 chromosome 3, ASM371156v2, whole genome shotgun sequence genomic window, GATCCGACTGTTGTCTCGACTGTCCTGTCTTTATCCTCTGtcattcctctctgcttcccctcctccctcggTCACGTGACTTTGTCCCTGGGTTTGAACTCAGCTATGCTTAACTCTGCCAGGATCACCGGATTGCCTTAATcatccacctctctctctcccccctctccttttctcacacacaccgcTGTCATCCACCgggcaaaaaaaaccccgaatGAACTCTGACCCAGCAGCTTGCGAATGCCACATGTTTGGCCAATCACAGCAAGCtggcagaaacacaacaaaactaAAGAAAGTACCGTCACCTTACCCCagttaaccttttttttttctttccaaaaatgtATGTGATGATGTGATACTTACTCATGTAGCGAAAAGTCTCCTCTGCCAGCATGGGGGAGATGGCATTGTGTTGGACAGGACCTTCATCTGGGGAGCAGCTTGGAGAGACCACCCAGTCCTGACTGTCTGATAGGTAGACGGAGCCAGCCGACCCAGAGCCCAGAGAACCTGACCCATAATGCTTGGCACTACTGCCCAGGCCCTCATCTGATGGCAAGACAACAGACTCAGTGATGTGGTGCCAACATAAAACTGtcataaatgattaaaaacagacaGTACAAATTGGGTTAATTGCACTTGATTAACGGAGTTACTTGCACTCTAGATACTGTTTGGAAAAGCTCTTGGTTCCTATACTATGCAAATAATATTACATGATATAATACCTTCCATATCAAATATTCTACCTATCACAATAAAAAATCTCTACAGAGAAATATACAAAAATCTTGCAGTAATGGGAAATTAATGGGGGACAAAAGTCAATACAGTTAgttgttaaaaacaaataacctaaaaagttttatttaaaggcCTCAATTTGTGTTGCTCTACCCTGTCTTTATTATAAGCTAAGCACCTCTTTAAAATTGCTTTATATGAAATAAAACTGTTCTAATATTCAGTGAGCATCACTATAAAAGGTGTGCTTATACAGTAGTTTCATTAAGAAAAAATTTAATTATTACAGAGCAATTACAAGGAAGTGCATATTCAGCATATttatagtatataatctttcaAGGGATGAAGGTCATTATTAGTGATTGACTTTCATTACTCACCTTACAGTGAGAAAAGCATTcacaataaaacaggaaataaaggaaTGAAAGCTGGTAAAGCAAATTAGTCAAGACTGCAGTGAATTTTTTTGATTAATGCAACATTTGAAAATACGCATGTGCACTTTCTTGCTTTGAGCTCTGTGCAAACCAACATCTTTCCAAATTAAAGAACCTTTGGTTTGGTGGGACTCATGTAACCAATAGCATAAGGCAAAATATGTGCCATAATAATCTCTGCTGCAGTCTAGCTTTAAAAGAGCATTATTTCGTATAAGTCATTTTCACCATCACAATACCTGTCTCAGTGCTCGATTCCTTCTTCTCCACTGCTCGGGGTTTGGCTTCAAACATGTCCTGTCCACGGAGCAGGGTCCCCTCCACTCACAGACGGATTGTCCGACAGAAAATGGTGGCAACTGTCACTATACCTTTACATCCTGTGCCTGCCACACTGAGCGGTGCCAACACACAACTTTACCTGAGAGGATTAGCAAATGTCAAATAAGTAACTCCAAACAGGGCTCAACGGATTATATAAAACAGAGATTTATACTCTGGGTGTAGAATTTAAGTAAGTCATTGCATGAGGAGGCtttgtgtgtaatgtgtgtatgtgtatggaccatttcctctgctgctctcccttTTCCACCATTAGAATATGCAGAAAATGGGAGAGAGGACATCCCCACGTTCTGTTAAATATCTCTGGGTGAATGAGAGAGAATGGAACACTCCATTGaatgtgtaaaaatgtaaaGCTATTCAGCCAATGGTGAGCACCTACGTCTGTACAACGGAAGCAGTATATTGTAACTGTATATGGCTGCACATCCAACAGCATCTGCATCACTAATCCTAATGCGTGCCCTGTGTATGCGGACATATCAAGTTCAAATCTGGGTGGATGCCTGTTTGCAGACAGCATCCATGGCCATTCAACCTCTGCTTATATAATACTGTGGTTTAAACTGTTCGGTTATAAATGAGATTACAGCAAGACATACGTGCCAGGTCCTAAAATTGTGATGAATAGACGATTGGATGATGTATTGTACTGATCCTTTTATAACAGTGGCATTGTAGTTATTAAAAGTCTTACATAATGTACACGATTGCACAAATGCAAGTACATTAATCACATCCTTCATATGCATTActttttcttattattattgacCAAGATGCAGTTTGTTGTGTATGACACTGAGACACAAAGAGAAACTGTACTAAATTATGGAAACGAGAATAGGCAGTATCTACAGTTTCCTCGGCTTGAAAAACCTGGAGACACTTTTGCCAAAACAGTATTTCGGTGTTCTCATTAAATGACCTTCAGGACAGTACAGATGTGCATTTGCGGGATACGATGATCCTAAACAGTAAGGGTCCGCAACATTTCCATTCACGAGTCGAACATGTCTTTAAGATGAAATATATCCATTTAAAATTATGTGTATTATGGCTGAAACTTATCAAGTGCACACAAGAGAATGTTTATTTCCTACAAGGAAAAACGTGCAAACTGCATTTTTCAATCCGATCTGAACACACTGTTGCTTAGAACCAGAATTCAATCAAACTTAACCTTAGATCATGAATCATATGATACGGTCACAAGggttttcataaaaaaaatatatcgACGCTTTATGGAGCGTTGTTAGGGCCAATTTAACAGAGCATCATATGTTAAACAAGGAAAACATATGAATCTGCAGGCGAGGGATGTGTTCATCCTGATATTCTTATGAATAAAAAATGCAATCCTACGTACGTGTTTACCACTTTAGCATCAGCTAGTTTCGTTTCACATGTTTTCTTGACTGCTAACGTAGGCTAACATGGGCATCACGAGCCCACACTTACAGTCTGATCTCGCTTTCTCTCTAATCATGTTTATATATTGCACAAACGTTTGATTATCATGAAACTTACCAGACGTTAAAGTTATCCCGAGGCAGCGACAGTTCCTCTGCAGTCCACGGTCCCTGTCATAAAACCTCAAAAACCTCAGACaatggaggacgaggaggggcAAATATGCCAACACTTCAAGGTGCGACAGCAGGCGCGATGACGTCAATATCAGGCGACAATCATCTGTGTCAAATTAAAAGTCCTGTGCAAGGATAACATTTTCTCCTCGACATTAACGTTTTATTTTAGGCAATCCTATCAAATGGTGAACGAAAACACTTAAACATTAACCATTGTAGGTAGAGGCGTTTATATGGTGTTAACTTCGAGCGTcaaagctgctgtcagcagaAGGTAAACAGCTTCTTCCAATTACAACAGATCAGGGACATATTCTTTAACTGGGCTAACATTAGCTCAGAGTAAGTGTAGATATACCAGTTGGGCTTGAATTGTCTTACTTTGGgtattttattgctttttctgTAATAGAGACAAGATTAAATCGCGATTCGCGGACACCGTGAGTCAATGTGTGGTAATGATCTTtcaataaaaactaaaatgacTGTATTTGATCATTGCAAGTGATTCACATTTTTGATTGGTCGTTTTCACGGTAGTAACATTAGCTTTATCGCACCGGAAAACACCTAAATTACAGTGACTGAAAACTCGGATTGCAAAACAGACTTTGAAATTGTGCTGTGGAATTTGTTGTCGTCACATTTGAGCAACACAGATGGTGAAGCAGGCGGATGGACGGGTGAGAGGCTGAAGCTGGATGGACGCTGCCTCTTCTCGGCCGTCTCCGATTTCACTGCTGCGCTTTATCCCCTTTTCCTCCATCACGATCGGGGTCCTGCGGCCTGTGAGTCGATGAATGCCCAAGTCTCTCATTTTACCCACGCCGAAAGGACTCAATGTCTTTCTTGGTAAGAACATAATACTCGAGgggttgttttgtgtttttgcttggttgggtttattttattcatttttttgctACATTTTCCGCGTGTGACCTAATCACAGGGCACATTCTGATACTGATCCTGAACGATCAACTCAACCAGGGGTTTAAGTAACTGAAGTAATGTACAGAGatttttgcttgtgtttttacattttaatttaaacctATACCAGTTTAAAATTACTAAAAAAATGTCAATGCTCATTCTTAGAATAAGTTACATGTGTCCGTTTATGTGTGCAACCCTAACCATCAATAAGGGATGCAGCCTTGTCTTTCTCTATTGGGACACTCCTTAAACAGGTGCTCATTTGTTGTCTGTTCCCACCAACTTAATTTTCTCCATTCACCCATGTGTGAAAAAAGCCACCCTGTAAGTACCATCATAGCCATATCCGACTGATGCTTGCTTCTCTGACTCATCACACCACACTGATTCCCCTCTGTTCACCAAGCTGGATGTCCTCCTGTGCACCCACCCATGTCCTGGCTGGCATGTCTCACCTGtgctcctcccctccccattCACCAGGACTGTTCCTGCATCTCCCATACCCAGGTCCAGCCCTTGGACATAGAGGAGCACTACGAGGATACCAGCCACCAGTTCCTGGTTAGTAGCCCTCAGACTCTGTCAGTGCAGAGAGAGGCGTCACCCTGATGCTATTTCATCACTTCATTGCTCACGCAATGTCTCTTTATGAGGATTGATGTGcctttgattaaaaaacaaaaccaaaaagcaATTCAAATACAAAATCAGTGACATTTTCTGTGAAACCCGTGTCCATAATGTACTAAAACACATTAATGCATTGTTGTGTGttgtataattttttttaaaaaaaggagataCATATAATGTATTTATCAGTAAAATCTGATCTATGTTAATACCTGTATGTTAAGTACATTTTACAAGTTTTTGTGCTCACCTTGCAAACAAAACTATGACTTTCTATTACGACAAGCATTTCATGTACGATTATACAGCACCAACAATAAATCCATCCATGAAAATAATGTTAGAATAATGCATTATGTACCCAGGGTTCATAGAAATATTCAGCAAAATTATTTGCAAGGCATCATTCCTGATGCAGTGTGTTAAGTCATTGGGAACAAACatactgctgcttcctgtggtACAGGCTAAATGTTGGGGCTGTGACTAATAAACCACTTTCCCCTGTGTGTTTTAAGTATCATGAGACACCTGTCCCCAAAATGTCCCTGTATCACTGAAACTGCAAGCATCCATTCCCTGGCAAGTGTCTGAGCACCAGAAGTGAACAAACTGAGTTGGAAGCATGATGGGACGAACTATGCGGAAGAGGAGGATTCATCCACAGTTCAAAGCCcttgtatttttaaaatgtgtggtTCATTCAGTCAGTTTTTCAGGTGAATCGTTACTTTGTCCCAGATCAAAAGATCTCTCCTGGTTTGTGCTAATCCACCTCAGCCGTGAATCAGGATGGTCATGATTCTAGAATGTAGGGGTTTAATATACCAATTACAAGTAAAATACCAACTTGTCCTAATGGCTTTTGGGCAATATTACCTGTTCAGCCTAACCGCATTTCAGTTTCACTATTTATCACTGTTTGGGTTCGGAAAAGAATATAATTAAACATATGGAAGAAGACAACGGGGCAGAGTGCAAATAAGAGCACAAGGTTTACTCAGTTCATAAGTTATATTTTAGATGTCTATGTTTCTGACTGTAAAAACATacagtgtgtgggggggggggtctttgcaGAGCTGTGACAGTTCTGAATACGCTCTACAAGGACCAGCAGGCGGCGATGACCTCACGGGACTGTCCGTCGGGCCTACCAACTACCAGCTCCTACAGAGCTGGGTGAGAAGGCTGCAGAGTGGCTTTAATGCAACATCCCTGAAAAAGAAGACACACAGATATAAATCCTTATATTTCACAGGGCGGGGCTTCAACAACCTGAGCCAGGTGCGCATGGGGCGCCACATCGCGACTGGGCAGCTGGTGGCAATCAAACAGACCAACTTGGACGActgcacagaggaggagctgctgcagctcatggTGCTCTGCTGTACTTAAAGGATGATTTATTCTGTTCCATAAAACGTTCCCATTTCACAACTGTCACATCTGATTTGTGTCTCTAAACCCAGAACGAAGTTCTGCTTTCCAGGCTGTTCCGCCACCCGAACCTGCTGACCTCCCGCCTGGTTTTCAGCTCCTGCTGCCAGCTCTGGGTCCTCACCCCCCTGATGGCCTATGGTCAGCCAATTCTATCACTTTGTTTTAGTTCTATAAATCTGGGCAATCTTCTGGAACTGAATGATGTGCGACTCATTACATCATCTCCGCCCCTGCTTTCTCTGAAAGGCTCTGCAGACAGCTTACTGAGAACTTATTTCCCAGATGGAATGAGTGAATCCCTGATAGCGTACCTGCTATACGGTGTTTTGAAAGCACTGGAATACCTTCATCGAATGGGTTACGTTCACCGGTCTGTtagaaagacaaaaaatataaatCCGATCGTGCATTCTGCAAACGTAAATATTGGTTTGCCTGTTCCACACTGGTTACAGGGGGGTGAAGGCCAGCCACATTCTGCTGTCAGGAGAGGGGCGCGTCTACCTCTCGGGGCTCCACAGTGTTTACAGTATGATGCGTgaggggaagaggatgagggtGGTGTTTGATATGCCCCACCACAGCCCTGCCCTGTTGCCCTGGCTCAGCCCTGAACTGCTGCGACAGGTCAGGAATCTCTAGATAAACAGTTAGTGGGATGATCCCAAATGGATTGATTATTGACTggattgattatttttttgttgtaatgcaTAGCATTGTGTTTCTGCTCTCTTCATGCTGCTGGCCGTGGTAGGACCTGCATGGTTACGGTGTTAAGTCTGATATCTACAGTTTAGGAATAGTGGCCTGTGAACTTGTGAGTGGCAGGGTGCCCTTCCAGGATATGCCCACCACCCAAGTAATGTAGCCTCTCCTACCCAGCCTGCTTCAGTCGTTGAATGTGTTTTCGTGTGCATGAATGTCTGATCCTCCATTTCCAGATGCTGCTTCAGAAACTCCGTGGTGCCCACTGCTGCCTGCTGGACGTGGCTCCTTACCCACTGGGTGAACTGGGTGGGCTGAAAGTTTCACGGTCCGGCGTAGACTCGGGCATCGGGGAAAGTGTGGCCACCGGGAGCCTTTCGCACAGCgccactgctgctcctgccgAGCGTCCTCAGAGCCCCGGGCCTAAAAATCACTCCACCACGCTGCACAACCTGGTCCAGCTGTGTCTGCAGCAACAGCCGGAGCACAGGTCATTAAATAGCCAGTTAATTTTAGGTTATTATTCATTTCAGTGAGCTATGTATACTTTCTTGCACCCTACTACACTAGATAAAAAAATTACCTTAAAAATTAGATATTTACTTTTTACCACATATCTTCCCCAGTTCATTATGTTTGCTTGAATCTTTGcatatacattttaaaatgctgtCTACTGCAAATATTTGAGAATGAATCCTCTTGTTATCTCTCCTAGACCGTCAGCATCAACGCTTTTGACCCATGCGTTCTTCAAGCAGGTGGGTTAATTGCTTCTTTTAcctgcagatttttttcttctacaGTTAAGAACAATAATTGGGCTACAGGTAGACTCACTTATTTCTCTTAACTGTAAAACAATTTGTCAGTGTGAATGGTGTAGCATGCtaacatattttttaaataataacaaatatTAAATCTGCCGCTATACCAGtgcttcagtgtttatttttctgtacaGGTGAAGAGGCACA contains:
- the stradb gene encoding STE20-related kinase adapter protein beta isoform X3, which translates into the protein MSWLACLTCAPPLPIHQDCSCISHTQVQPLDIEEHYEDTSHQFLSCDSSEYALQGPAGGDDLTGLSVGPTNYQLLQSWVRRLQSGFNATSLKKKTHRYKSLYFTGRGFNNLSQVRMGRHIATGQLVAIKQTNLDDCTEEELLQLMNEVLLSRLFRHPNLLTSRLVFSSCCQLWVLTPLMAYGSADSLLRTYFPDGMSESLIAYLLYGVLKALEYLHRMGYVHRGVKASHILLSGEGRVYLSGLHSVYSMMREGKRMRVVFDMPHHSPALLPWLSPELLRQDLHGYGVKSDIYSLGIVACELVSGRVPFQDMPTTQMLLQKLRGAHCCLLDVAPYPLGELGGLKVSRSGVDSGIGESVATGSLSHSATAAPAERPQSPGPKNHSTTLHNLVQLCLQQQPEHRPSASTLLTHAFFKQVKRHTRDTFLSLMYPALPLTSPSDPPISSPPAPSCHSPTSPTAAEVMWDFS
- the stradb gene encoding STE20-related kinase adapter protein beta isoform X2; translated protein: MSFLDCSCISHTQVQPLDIEEHYEDTSHQFLSCDSSEYALQGPAGGDDLTGLSVGPTNYQLLQSWVRRLQSGFNATSLKKKTHRYKSLYFTGRGFNNLSQVRMGRHIATGQLVAIKQTNLDDCTEEELLQLMNEVLLSRLFRHPNLLTSRLVFSSCCQLWVLTPLMAYGQPILSLCFSSINLGNLLELNDVRLITSSPPLLSLKGSADSLLRTYFPDGMSESLIAYLLYGVLKALEYLHRMGYVHRGVKASHILLSGEGRVYLSGLHSVYSMMREGKRMRVVFDMPHHSPALLPWLSPELLRQDLHGYGVKSDIYSLGIVACELVSGRVPFQDMPTTQMLLQKLRGAHCCLLDVAPYPLGELGGLKVSRSGVDSGIGESVATGSLSHSATAAPAERPQSPGPKNHSTTLHNLVQLCLQQQPEHRPSASTLLTHAFFKQVKRHTRDTFLSLMYPALPLTSPSDPPISSPPAPSCHSPTSPTAAEVMWDFS
- the stradb gene encoding STE20-related kinase adapter protein beta isoform X4; protein product: MSFLDCSCISHTQVQPLDIEEHYEDTSHQFLSCDSSEYALQGPAGGDDLTGLSVGPTNYQLLQSWVRRLQSGFNATSLKKKTHRYKSLYFTGRGFNNLSQVRMGRHIATGQLVAIKQTNLDDCTEEELLQLMNEVLLSRLFRHPNLLTSRLVFSSCCQLWVLTPLMAYGSADSLLRTYFPDGMSESLIAYLLYGVLKALEYLHRMGYVHRGVKASHILLSGEGRVYLSGLHSVYSMMREGKRMRVVFDMPHHSPALLPWLSPELLRQDLHGYGVKSDIYSLGIVACELVSGRVPFQDMPTTQMLLQKLRGAHCCLLDVAPYPLGELGGLKVSRSGVDSGIGESVATGSLSHSATAAPAERPQSPGPKNHSTTLHNLVQLCLQQQPEHRPSASTLLTHAFFKQVKRHTRDTFLSLMYPALPLTSPSDPPISSPPAPSCHSPTSPTAAEVMWDFS
- the stradb gene encoding STE20-related kinase adapter protein beta isoform X1, whose amino-acid sequence is MSWLACLTCAPPLPIHQDCSCISHTQVQPLDIEEHYEDTSHQFLSCDSSEYALQGPAGGDDLTGLSVGPTNYQLLQSWVRRLQSGFNATSLKKKTHRYKSLYFTGRGFNNLSQVRMGRHIATGQLVAIKQTNLDDCTEEELLQLMNEVLLSRLFRHPNLLTSRLVFSSCCQLWVLTPLMAYGQPILSLCFSSINLGNLLELNDVRLITSSPPLLSLKGSADSLLRTYFPDGMSESLIAYLLYGVLKALEYLHRMGYVHRGVKASHILLSGEGRVYLSGLHSVYSMMREGKRMRVVFDMPHHSPALLPWLSPELLRQDLHGYGVKSDIYSLGIVACELVSGRVPFQDMPTTQMLLQKLRGAHCCLLDVAPYPLGELGGLKVSRSGVDSGIGESVATGSLSHSATAAPAERPQSPGPKNHSTTLHNLVQLCLQQQPEHRPSASTLLTHAFFKQVKRHTRDTFLSLMYPALPLTSPSDPPISSPPAPSCHSPTSPTAAEVMWDFS